In Thunnus maccoyii chromosome 3, fThuMac1.1, whole genome shotgun sequence, the following proteins share a genomic window:
- the manbal gene encoding protein MANBAL, producing the protein MSAELDLSPPEVPEPTFLESLLRYGLFLGAIFQLICILAVIFPTSKGHEQEETESSDGKAAEQMKKPKGPAPQIRQKPKKESKKKR; encoded by the exons ATGTCTGCAGAACTGGACCTGTCTCCTCCAGAGGTCCCAGAGCCCACATTTCTAGAGAGCTTACTGCGCTATGGGCTGTTTCTGGGCGCCATCTTCCAGCTCATCTGCATCCTTGCAGTTATCTTCCCGACATCCAAAGGGCACGAACAG GAGGAGACTGAGTCTTCTGATGGCAAAGCTGCTGAACAGATGAAGAAACCTAAAGGACCAGCACCTCAGATTCGACAGAAACcgaagaaagaaagcaaaaagaagcgatag